One stretch of Apis cerana isolate GH-2021 linkage group LG8, AcerK_1.0, whole genome shotgun sequence DNA includes these proteins:
- the LOC107995331 gene encoding sister chromatid cohesion protein PDS5 homolog B-B isoform X2 — MSEIVYPQGCRSVTEDLGPDELIRRLKTLAHTLQAMGQDEGMYQQYIPLALHLAEEHFLMHQSKDVQLLIACCIADVLRVYAPEAPYKDAEQVKTIFLFLIKQLAGLKDPKDPAFKRYFYLLENLAYVKSFNMCFELEDCQEIFCALFSLMFRIVNDEHSGKVKSFMLDVLCPLITESDIVSNELLDIILMNIVEPNKTQKKNAYLLAKELVIKCSDTLEPYIQAFFNHVLILGKEEKSLQICKKVYDLIYELNHICPSVLLSVLPQLECKLKSSSETERLGAVALLARMFSEKGSQLAVQHTQLWRAFLGRFNDISVSIRIKCVQYSMHFLLNHPELRKDITDTLKLRQHDADESVRYEVVMAIVTTARRDFEVVSDSEDLLEFVKERTLDKKFKIRKEAMAGLAMIYKKHLNDADVPQATKKAVTWIKDKILHGYYMAGMEDRLLVERLLNTCLVPYQLPAGERMKKLYHLLGTIDDHASKAFVELQKHQLAVRRAVVEWLEIVKKPDAMVELVAKIHQISRFLPDPMKVQEFLQKFSAHMRKDSALLQGMETIVQPNVSCKECADTISMVLKKLGQPVMTNLYYNTIKMLLERVSSVMIDEEAIRVLIGYVLDCLKGGNVIEEVGLNPNNAGEKGLRLLVMLSFVFGPHFLHNDILMQLVHLLELEDEMVAPLVLSIFTFLGKYKPLCDVAPDIMNLMVPICKNFAETGTPKQAKQAVRCLFVNMTNIHDTIFPEIIERIKNNLAPTSEYYRTSIVTLGHIAYNLPEKYQVQIKNMVSRKIVKELLVKESSEQTADTIEGDWCREDQLPEETRCRLEGLKCMARWLLGLKTDVLSAQKTFRMLNAFVVNKGDLLQQGRLSKAEMSWLRLQAGCSMLKICEQKGVGDQFTAEQFYNLSQLMVDEVPQVREAFGSKLHKGLGRGIPNKCLPLDFMGYYALAGKEQDKRLKCVLKTYMQTDINKRRDYVKTLSLGTVERAMGQLPHILPDYMLVFAVPILAHDPEFTSHLMINQLKVIQQCLWFILEPLITKNEYYCYGFYKNLIERMKSHKDALKPEDNNMNYKLWAVCDLAMNVIYTKTTNFDMKEFPSETRIPTMYFKRADELLANTRNYLPAEMQINMSSPKGKGSLHNAHSVSERPQRRAKSKQQKEVGIGPNETDARLQIGEVECIDAQPAEASETRIQLPGLEEEIEEPPAKRALRESDKVNK; from the exons ATGTCAGAAATAGTTTACCCACAAGGGTGTAGGTCTGTTACGGAAGATCTTGGTCCAGATGAACTTATTAGAAGATTAAag acaTTAGCCCATACATTGCAAGCAATGGGTCAAGATGAAGGAATGTATCAACAATATATACCACTTGCATTGCATTTAGCAgaagaacattttttaatgcatcaaagTAAAGATGTACAACTTCTTATTGCTTGTTGTATTGCTGATGTTTTAAGGGTTTATGCTCCAGAAGCACCATATAAAGATGCAGAACag gttaaaacaatatttttatttcttattaaacaaTTAGCTGGTTTAAAAGATCCCAAAGATCCtgcttttaaaagatatttttatcttttggaAAACTTGGCATATGTGAAATCATTCAATATGTGTTTTGAATTAGAAGATtgtcaagaaattttttgtgcacttttttctcttatgTTTAGGATAGTGaa tgATGAACATTCTGGAAAAGTCAAGAGTTTTATGTTAGATGTATTGTGTCCACTTATTACAGAATCAGATATTGTTAGCAATGAACTTTTAGACATCATACTTATGAATATTGTAGAACCAAACAAAACACAGAAGAAAAATGCATATTTACTTGCAAAAGAACTAGTGATTAAATGTAGCGACACATTGGAACCATATATTCAAGCA TTCTTTAACCACGTATTAATCTTGggcaaagaagaaaagagctTACAAATTTGCAAGAAagtatatgatttaatttatgaattgaaTCATATATGTCCAAGCGTCTTGTTGTCCGTCCTACCACAATtagaatgtaaattaaaatcttcctCTGAAACTGAAAGATTGGGTGCTGTAGCATTGTTAGCAAGAATGTTTTCTGAAAAAGGATCTCAGTTAGCTGTGCAACATACGCAATTGTGGCGTGCATTTTTAGGAAGGTTTAATGACATCAGTGTATCAATTCGTATCAAATGTGTGCAGTATtcaatgcattttttattaaatcatcctGAATTGAGAAAAGATATTACtgatactttaaaattaagacAACATGATGCAGATGAAAGTGTTCGATATGAAGTTGTTATGGCTATAGTGACCACTGCCAGAAGAGATTTTGAAGTGGTGTCAGACAGTGAAGATTTGTTAGAATTCGTTAAAGAAAGAACATTAGATAAAAAA tttaaaatCAGGAAAGAAGCGATGGCAGGATTagcaatgatatataaaaaacatttaaatgatGCGGATGTACCGCAAGCTACAAAAAAGGCTGTTACttggataaaagataaaatattacatggtTATTATATGGCAGGCATGGAAGATAGATTACTAgtagaaagattattaaatacttgTTTAGTACCTTATCAATTACCAGCTggagaaagaatgaaaaaattatatcatttattaggTACGATTGATGATCATGCATCTAAAGCATTTGTAGAACTGCAAAAACATCAACTTGC tgtaCGGAGAGCAGTGGTTGAATGGTTAGAGATTGTAAAAAAACCAGATGCTATGGTAGAACTCGTAGctaaaattcatcaaatatcTCGCTTTTTACCCGATCCTATGAAAGTacaagaatttttacaaaagtttAGTGCTCATATGAGAAAAGATTCAGCATTATTACAAGGAATGGAAACAATAGTTCAACCAAATGTTTCTTGCAAAGAGTGTGCAGACACAATAAGTATGGTCCTTAAAAAATTAGGTCAACCTGTCATGACAAATTTGtattacaatacaataaaaatgttgTTAGAAAGAGTAAGTTCTGTAATGATTGATGAAGAAGCAATTAGG gtTTTAATTGGATATGTATTAGATTGTTTAAAAGGGGGCAATGTAATAGAAGAAGTTGGACTTAATCCAAATAATGCAGGTGAAAAGGGTCTAAGGTTACTTGTg aTGCTTTCATTTGTATTTGGTCCACATTTTCttcataatgatatattaatgcaACTTGTCCATCTTTTGGAATTAGAAGATGAGATGGTAGCTCCATTGgttctttcgatttttacatttttaggaaaatataaaCCTTTATGTGATGTTGCACCAGATATTATGAACCTCATGGTtccaatatgtaaaaattttgcagAAACAGGAACACCAAAACAAGCAAAACAAGCTGTCAGgtgtttatttgttaatatgaCTAATATCCatgatacaatttttcctgaaattattgaaagaattaagaataatcTTGCACCAACGTCAGAATATTATCGAACATCTATAGTTACATTAGGTCATATAGCTTATAATTTACcagaaaaatatcaagtacaaataaaaaatatggtgTCTAGAaag atagtCAAGGAGTTATTAGTAAAAGAAAGCAGTGAACAAACTGCTGACACCATTGAAGGAGACTGGTGCAGAGAAGATCAATTACCTGAAGAAACACGTTGTAGATTAGAAGGATTAAAATGTATGGCACGTTGGTTACTAGGATTGAAGACTGATGTACTTTCTGCACAGAAAACATTTAGAATGCTGAATGCATTTGTAGTAAACAAGGGAGATCTTTTACAGCAAGGTCGTCTAAGTAAAGCAGAAATGAGTTGGTTACGGTTACAAGCTGGTTGTTCAATGCTGAAAATTTGTGAACAAAAAGGTGTTGGTGATCAATTTACAGCAGAACAATTCTATAATTTGTCTCAACTTATGGTG GATGAAGTTCCACAAGTAAGAGAAGCTTTTGGTAGTAAATTACATAAAGGACTTGGAAGAGGAATTCCAAATAAATGTTTACCATTGGATTTTATGGGCTATTATGCTCTTGCTGGCAAAGAACAAgacaaaagattaaaatgtgTCCTAAAAACTTATATGCAAACTGATATAAACAAAAGGAGGGATTATGTTAAGACATTGTCATTGGGTACTGTGGAACGGGCCATGG gtcAATTGCCTCATATTCTTCCTGATTATATGCTAGTATTTGCAGTCCCTATTCTTGCACATGATCCTGAATTCACCAGtcatttaatgattaatcagTTAAAAGTGATACAACAATGTTTATGGTTTATATTAGAACCTCTTATAacaaaaaacgaatattacTGTTAtggtttttataaaaatcttatagaacGAATGAAAAGTCATAAAGATGCTTTAAAACCAGAGGATAATAACatgaattat aaattGTGGGCTGTTTGTGATTTGGCCATGAATGTGATATATACGAAAACAACAAATTTTGATATGAAAGAATTCCCAAGTGAAACACGAATTCCTACTATGTATTTCAAGCGAGCAGATGAATTACTAGCCAACACTAGGAATTATTTACCTGCtgaaatgcaaataaatatgtCAAGTCCTAAAGGGAAAGGTTCACTTCATAATGCACATTCTGTTAGTGAAAGACCACAACGTAGAGCTAAGTCCAAACAACAAAAAGAAGTAGGCATTGGGCCAAATGAAACTGATGCAAGg ctGCAAATTGGAGAAGTGGAATGTATTGACGCACAg ccAGCAGAAGCATCAGAAACTAGAATTCAATTACCTGGTTTAGAGGAAGAa ATTGAAGAACCACCAGCAAAGAGGGCATTAAGAGAATcagataaagtaaataaataa